From one Triticum aestivum cultivar Chinese Spring chromosome 4B, IWGSC CS RefSeq v2.1, whole genome shotgun sequence genomic stretch:
- the LOC123091714 gene encoding uncharacterized protein isoform X2 produces the protein MMPRSRVPDRERSSRSRAPPPVTGTRRRWVLGRPCSSFPPLPRLPSPSHSRSCFLPSSQGTAATALVFPDRAAMDARLRLWLDPAENGAPPTSRGQIRLLPNPPTSPRCQRRVALAGRRRCPASRRSTPHSTLCVVDRAARWASPAAQQTHPSASGLPQPASSSWAEPTWRWPHSKHHHCPSKLKKHSPQMLYCYSQLCRLILDLASHRCITSCSISLNGG, from the exons ATGATGCCTCGCTCCCGAGTtccagatcgggagaggagctcccgatccagaGCCCCGCCGCCAGTGACCGGAACTCGCCGTAGATGGGTGCTCGGTCGCCCCTgctcctccttccctcctctgcctcgccTTCCATCTCCCTCTCACTCAAGGTCTTGCTTCCTCCCGTCCTCGCAGGGAACCGCCGCCACCGCCTTGGTCTTCCCCGACCGCGCCGCCATGGATGCCCGTCTCCGCCTCTGGTTGGATCCGGCCGAGAACGGAGCCCCGCCGACCTCCCGTGGCCAGATCCGCCTGCTCCCGAACCCGCCGACCTCTCCCCGTTGCCAGCGTCGTGTCGCCCTCGCCGGACGCCGCCGTTGTCCTGCTTCGAGGAGGAGCACGCCCCACTCAACCCTCTGCGTCGTTGACCGTGCCGCCAGGTGGGCCTCGCCCGCGGCCCAGCAGACCCACCCGTCCGCATCGGGCCTCCCTCAGCCTGCTTCCTCGTCATGGGCCGAGCCAACATG GAGATGGCCCCATTCTAAGCATCATCATTGTCCATCCAAGCTCAAAAAGCATAGCCCCCAGATGTTGTATTGCTACTCCCAACTCTGTCGACTCATTCTGGATCTGGCTTCGCACAGATGTATCACCAGTTGCAGCATCTCTCTGAATGGAG GATAA
- the LOC123091714 gene encoding uncharacterized protein isoform X1, which produces MMPRSRVPDRERSSRSRAPPPVTGTRRRWVLGRPCSSFPPLPRLPSPSHSRSCFLPSSQGTAATALVFPDRAAMDARLRLWLDPAENGAPPTSRGQIRLLPNPPTSPRCQRRVALAGRRRCPASRRSTPHSTLCVVDRAARWASPAAQQTHPSASGLPQPASSSWAEPTWRWPHSKHHHCPSKLKKHSPQMLYCYSQLCRLILDLASHRCITSCSISLNGVKKTLIPRRFAICIANVPILLDPL; this is translated from the exons ATGATGCCTCGCTCCCGAGTtccagatcgggagaggagctcccgatccagaGCCCCGCCGCCAGTGACCGGAACTCGCCGTAGATGGGTGCTCGGTCGCCCCTgctcctccttccctcctctgcctcgccTTCCATCTCCCTCTCACTCAAGGTCTTGCTTCCTCCCGTCCTCGCAGGGAACCGCCGCCACCGCCTTGGTCTTCCCCGACCGCGCCGCCATGGATGCCCGTCTCCGCCTCTGGTTGGATCCGGCCGAGAACGGAGCCCCGCCGACCTCCCGTGGCCAGATCCGCCTGCTCCCGAACCCGCCGACCTCTCCCCGTTGCCAGCGTCGTGTCGCCCTCGCCGGACGCCGCCGTTGTCCTGCTTCGAGGAGGAGCACGCCCCACTCAACCCTCTGCGTCGTTGACCGTGCCGCCAGGTGGGCCTCGCCCGCGGCCCAGCAGACCCACCCGTCCGCATCGGGCCTCCCTCAGCCTGCTTCCTCGTCATGGGCCGAGCCAACATG GAGATGGCCCCATTCTAAGCATCATCATTGTCCATCCAAGCTCAAAAAGCATAGCCCCCAGATGTTGTATTGCTACTCCCAACTCTGTCGACTCATTCTGGATCTGGCTTCGCACAGATGTATCACCAGTTGCAGCATCTCTCTGAATGGAG TGAAAAAAACCTTGATTCCAAGGCGCTTCGCAATCTGTATAGCAAATGTGCCAATTCTGCTTGATCCACTGTGA
- the LOC123091714 gene encoding uncharacterized protein isoform X3 — MMPRSRVPDRERSSRSRAPPPVTGTRRRWGTAATALVFPDRAAMDARLRLWLDPAENGAPPTSRGQIRLLPNPPTSPRCQRRVALAGRRRCPASRRSTPHSTLCVVDRAARWASPAAQQTHPSASGLPQPASSSWAEPTWRWPHSKHHHCPSKLKKHSPQMLYCYSQLCRLILDLASHRCITSCSISLNGVKKTLIPRRFAICIANVPILLDPL, encoded by the exons ATGATGCCTCGCTCCCGAGTtccagatcgggagaggagctcccgatccagaGCCCCGCCGCCAGTGACCGGAACTCGCCGTAGATGG GGAACCGCCGCCACCGCCTTGGTCTTCCCCGACCGCGCCGCCATGGATGCCCGTCTCCGCCTCTGGTTGGATCCGGCCGAGAACGGAGCCCCGCCGACCTCCCGTGGCCAGATCCGCCTGCTCCCGAACCCGCCGACCTCTCCCCGTTGCCAGCGTCGTGTCGCCCTCGCCGGACGCCGCCGTTGTCCTGCTTCGAGGAGGAGCACGCCCCACTCAACCCTCTGCGTCGTTGACCGTGCCGCCAGGTGGGCCTCGCCCGCGGCCCAGCAGACCCACCCGTCCGCATCGGGCCTCCCTCAGCCTGCTTCCTCGTCATGGGCCGAGCCAACATG GAGATGGCCCCATTCTAAGCATCATCATTGTCCATCCAAGCTCAAAAAGCATAGCCCCCAGATGTTGTATTGCTACTCCCAACTCTGTCGACTCATTCTGGATCTGGCTTCGCACAGATGTATCACCAGTTGCAGCATCTCTCTGAATGGAG TGAAAAAAACCTTGATTCCAAGGCGCTTCGCAATCTGTATAGCAAATGTGCCAATTCTGCTTGATCCACTGTGA